A region from the Gossypium hirsutum isolate 1008001.06 chromosome A08, Gossypium_hirsutum_v2.1, whole genome shotgun sequence genome encodes:
- the LOC121204599 gene encoding gamma-glutamyl peptidase 3 isoform X1, whose amino-acid sequence MKVGRYAVLLAARDSEFVEKVYGGYFNVFIAAFGEEGERWDLFRVVDDEFPDMSELYKYDGFVISGSPYDAYGNDYWILKLCFLLQTLDAMEKKVLGICFGHQVLCRSLGGKVGKACSGWDIGLRTVKVVKDLWVPSSLEELDEMPSSLSIIECHQDEVFEVPMGAQVVAFSEKTGVEMFVIGQHILGIQGHPEYTRDILYNIIDRLLDNNSIQEELGKDMQGFSEEKTEFQLFMKMDYLGYLMAFWNHQVSWSYSKPT is encoded by the exons ATGAAGGTAGGAAGATATGCTGTTTTGCTGGCAGCCAGGGACTCCGAGTTTGTGGAGAAAGTGTATGGGGGTTATTTCAATGTGTTTATTGCTGCTTTTGGAGAAGAAGGAGAAAGGTGGGACTTATTCAGGGTTGTGGATGATGAGTTCCCTGACATGAGTGAGCTGTACAAGTATGATGGATTTGTGATCAGTGGGAGTCCCTATGATGCTTACGGGAATGATTACTGGATTCTCAAGCTTTGCTTCCTCTTGCAGACACTTGATGCCATGGAGAAGAAAGTCCTTGGGATCTGCTTTGGCCATCAG GTTTTGTGCAGGTCATTGGGGGGGAAAGTTGGCAAGGCTTGCAGTGGATGGGATATAGGGCTGAGGACAGTAAAAGTCGTGAAAGATTTGTGGGTCCCCAGCTCCCTGGAAGAGTTGGATGAAATGCCCTCTTCCCTGTCAATCATAGAGTGCCACCAGGACGAAGTATTCGAGGTCCCAATGGGAGCTCAAGTGGTTGCATTTTCGGAAAAGACGGGTGTGGAGATGTTCGTGATTGGACAACACATACTTGGCATTCAGGGCCATCCAGAGTATACCAGGGACATCCTATACAACATCATCGATCGCCTTCTCGATAACAACTCCATTCAG GAAGAGCTGGGAAAAGATATGCAGGGATTTTCTGAAGAGAAGACAGAATTCCAGCTTTTCATGAAAATGGATTATCTTGGATATTTGATGGCATTTTGGAACCATCAAGTTTCTTGGAGCTACTCTAAGCCTACCTAA
- the LOC121204599 gene encoding gamma-glutamyl peptidase 5 isoform X2, which yields MKVGRYAVLLAARDSEFVEKVYGGYFNVFIAAFGEEGERWDLFRVVDDEFPDMSELYKYDGFVISGSPYDAYGNDYWILKLCFLLQTLDAMEKKVLGICFGHQVLCRSLGGKVGKACSGWDIGLRTVKVVKDLWVPSSLEELDEMPSSLSIIECHQDEVFEVPMGAQVVAFSEKTGVEMFVIGQHILGIQGHPEYTRDILYNIIDRLLDNNSIQNMQRDIAEKAKFGLETAEPDRKSWEKICRDFLKRRQNSSFS from the exons ATGAAGGTAGGAAGATATGCTGTTTTGCTGGCAGCCAGGGACTCCGAGTTTGTGGAGAAAGTGTATGGGGGTTATTTCAATGTGTTTATTGCTGCTTTTGGAGAAGAAGGAGAAAGGTGGGACTTATTCAGGGTTGTGGATGATGAGTTCCCTGACATGAGTGAGCTGTACAAGTATGATGGATTTGTGATCAGTGGGAGTCCCTATGATGCTTACGGGAATGATTACTGGATTCTCAAGCTTTGCTTCCTCTTGCAGACACTTGATGCCATGGAGAAGAAAGTCCTTGGGATCTGCTTTGGCCATCAG GTTTTGTGCAGGTCATTGGGGGGGAAAGTTGGCAAGGCTTGCAGTGGATGGGATATAGGGCTGAGGACAGTAAAAGTCGTGAAAGATTTGTGGGTCCCCAGCTCCCTGGAAGAGTTGGATGAAATGCCCTCTTCCCTGTCAATCATAGAGTGCCACCAGGACGAAGTATTCGAGGTCCCAATGGGAGCTCAAGTGGTTGCATTTTCGGAAAAGACGGGTGTGGAGATGTTCGTGATTGGACAACACATACTTGGCATTCAGGGCCATCCAGAGTATACCAGGGACATCCTATACAACATCATCGATCGCCTTCTCGATAACAACTCCATTCAG AATATGCAGAGAGATATTGCCGAGAAAGCTAAATTTGGATTGGAAACTGCTGAACCTGACAGGAAGAGCTGGGAAAAGATATGCAGGGATTTTCTGAAGAGAAGACAGAATTCCAGCTTTTCATGA
- the LOC121204599 gene encoding gamma-glutamyl peptidase 5 isoform X3, with protein MKVGRYAVLLAARDSEFVEKVYGGYFNVFIAAFGEEGERWDLFRVVDDEFPDMSELYKYDGFVISGSPYDAYGNDYWILKLCFLLQTLDAMEKKVLGICFGHQVLCRSLGGKVGKACSGWDIGLRTVKVVKDLWVPSSLEELDEMPSSLSIIECHQDEVFEVPMGAQVVAFSEKTGVEMFVIGQHILGIQGHPEYTRDILYNIIDRLLDNNSIQRDIAEKAKFGLETAEPDRKSWEKICRDFLKRRQNSSFS; from the exons ATGAAGGTAGGAAGATATGCTGTTTTGCTGGCAGCCAGGGACTCCGAGTTTGTGGAGAAAGTGTATGGGGGTTATTTCAATGTGTTTATTGCTGCTTTTGGAGAAGAAGGAGAAAGGTGGGACTTATTCAGGGTTGTGGATGATGAGTTCCCTGACATGAGTGAGCTGTACAAGTATGATGGATTTGTGATCAGTGGGAGTCCCTATGATGCTTACGGGAATGATTACTGGATTCTCAAGCTTTGCTTCCTCTTGCAGACACTTGATGCCATGGAGAAGAAAGTCCTTGGGATCTGCTTTGGCCATCAG GTTTTGTGCAGGTCATTGGGGGGGAAAGTTGGCAAGGCTTGCAGTGGATGGGATATAGGGCTGAGGACAGTAAAAGTCGTGAAAGATTTGTGGGTCCCCAGCTCCCTGGAAGAGTTGGATGAAATGCCCTCTTCCCTGTCAATCATAGAGTGCCACCAGGACGAAGTATTCGAGGTCCCAATGGGAGCTCAAGTGGTTGCATTTTCGGAAAAGACGGGTGTGGAGATGTTCGTGATTGGACAACACATACTTGGCATTCAGGGCCATCCAGAGTATACCAGGGACATCCTATACAACATCATCGATCGCCTTCTCGATAACAACTCCATTCAG AGAGATATTGCCGAGAAAGCTAAATTTGGATTGGAAACTGCTGAACCTGACAGGAAGAGCTGGGAAAAGATATGCAGGGATTTTCTGAAGAGAAGACAGAATTCCAGCTTTTCATGA